The Arctopsyche grandis isolate Sample6627 chromosome 7, ASM5162203v2, whole genome shotgun sequence genome includes a window with the following:
- the Zip88E gene encoding zinc/iron regulated transporter-related protein 88E isoform X2 has protein sequence MDLNASKIAAMASLGVGSMFVGLLPAWLSRTSRWSPRDSIFRSVLLCFGGGVLFATAILHMLAESRETIGIHADVAFCCGFFFIYFVDELVHAFYGRPVDELGRGYDTATIEDNHHGNSHSYGATEASTLLATEPTLTRCHIVNSEPCTSSSAGKSGLLFALTIHAVLEGLAVGLQESSVKVYLLLGAIASHKLVVGFCLGAELISIHIEKLWVHILAIFTFSFGSALGIGFGMIIEDTDEYWTKSALGVMQSLAGGTLLYVTLIEVLPRERARWHRGPRIAGSLQFGATTIGFLIMYILTKYLDEGYLNTILN, from the exons ATGGATCTGAACGCGTCCAAGATAGCAGCGATGGCGAGCTTGGGAGTGGGTAGTATGTTTGTCGGTTTGCTTCCGGCTTGGTTGAGCAGAACTTCTCGTTGGAGTCCCAGGGATTCCATATTTCGCTCTGTTCTTCTGTGCTTTGGAGGAGGTGTCCTGTTTGCCACGGCTATCCTCCACATGCTGGCCGAGTCCAGAGAGACTATTGGAATACACGCCGATGTTGCATTCTGTTGTGGTTTCTTCTTCATCTACTTTGTGGACGAGTTGGTGCATGCGTTCTACGGAAGACCCGTGGATGAGTTGGGTCGAGGGTACGATACTGCTACTATTGAGGATAACCATCATGGAAACTCGCACTCTTATGGTGCCACAGAAGCCAGTACCTTGTTGGCTACAGAACCTACATTGACCAGATGCCATATCGTCAACAGTGAACCTTGCACTAGTAGCTCGGCTGGAAAAAGTGGGCTTTTGTTCGCTCTGACTATTCATGCTGTGCTTGAAGGTCTTGCTGTTGGACTGCAGGAGAGTTCGGTGAAA GTATACCTATTATTAGGAGCGATAGCATCTCACAAGTTGGTGGTAGGATTTTGTCTGGGAGCCGAGCTGATATCGATCCACATTGAGAAATTGTGGGTGCACATCTTGGCCATCTTCACGTTCAGTTTTGGGTCAGCTCTCGGGATCGGATTCGGTATGATAATAGAAGACACCGATGAGTATTGGACCAAGTCGGCCCTCGGTGTCAtgcag TCATTAGCCGGTGGTACGCTTTTGTACGTGACTCTCATTGAGGTGTTGCCGAGGGAGCGGGCAAGATGGCACCGTGGACCACGCATAGCCGGCAGCCTCCAGTTCGGTGCTACAACTATCGGATTCCTCATTATGTacatcttaacaaaatatttgg